One Actinomycetota bacterium genomic window carries:
- a CDS encoding nuclear transport factor 2 family protein has translation MSESRKDVLLKALEAEVGGGSDDLSTLFTDDVVGWSPYATVSGLTALAELAALRDVAFSNVVLSFRGLDEVGNKAFAEWVIEADHTGPLVLSEDEALEASGKHVQLPGVTVADFRDGRSGRTGRTSTTSR, from the coding sequence ATGAGTGAGTCCCGCAAAGACGTGCTGCTGAAGGCGCTCGAGGCCGAGGTCGGCGGTGGATCGGATGATCTGAGCACCCTGTTCACCGACGATGTGGTCGGGTGGTCGCCCTACGCGACCGTGTCAGGGCTCACGGCGCTTGCCGAGCTAGCCGCCCTCCGCGACGTGGCGTTCTCCAACGTCGTCCTGTCGTTCCGGGGGCTCGACGAGGTGGGCAACAAGGCGTTTGCCGAGTGGGTCATCGAGGCCGATCACACGGGACCCCTGGTGCTCAGTGAGGATGAGGCGCTGGAAGCGTCCGGGAAGCATGTCCAGTTGCCCGGCGTCACGGTGGCCGACTTCCGCGACGGAAGATCCGGTCGTACCGGACGTACTTCGACGACATCTCGCTGA
- a CDS encoding lysylphosphatidylglycerol synthase transmembrane domain-containing protein: MAGDEVVAGVNDEPAGTTEKASVPTTRRGRQVAGIRVFSSAPHAPRARRPTDGVLLVLAFLGIVALSFPAPGPTALDTAVADLVAELPGLIGWFWEIAYDLLLVWSLVLLLVALVARGRKRLFLDEVLAVALGLGSTILVAGVSGTDTSTSLEGLLNSSSPPIYLATRVAVATAVIVTASPHLARPLRHIGRWLIALGIVAGIALGTTLPIGAAAGFLIGIAAAALTHLLVGSPGGNLTVEQVSEALSELGVAASDLREAVLQHRGVVLAFASSPDGRPLMVKVFGRDAWDGQLVAATWSAIWNRGAKPVGRGRLQQVEHEALVTLLAERGGVPVLSVVAAGEVAEGDAFLVLQADGRSYGSLAADEIDDDLMRGWWQILGGLHELGLSHGRVDADRLGVRADGSPVFIDLSAARVAATENELLTDRAQLLVLTALSVGSDRAVSVAIDVLGDDGITEVLPFLQPAVFDLDTRKAIRAEEWSFKDLRAHIAERTESDIPPLEPIRRITWGGLAKIAVAGFLAYALISTFADVGIDTIVKEFKNADWAWLVAALIVTPFAQVPQAFSTMGATMQSVRFWPVLMLQYGVQFIALAVPSSAARVALEIRFFQRVGVPGAGAISIGLIDSFSTFVIQMLLITVILISGMVSLNLSSSGQGSSDGSSGSFNWQALLIATAFVVAAVIIALLVPKTRRMLYGFWKVLREKASDAKAALRVVRHPRKLLLLLGGNFLAQVMLAIILGLCLHAFGQSTSLAALILVNTFVSLFAGFMPVPGGVGVAEAGYTAGLIAVGIPEGAATSTALAFRLVTFYLPPLWGTFAMRWMKQHDYL, translated from the coding sequence ATGGCGGGAGATGAAGTGGTAGCAGGGGTCAACGACGAGCCTGCGGGCACCACCGAGAAGGCATCGGTCCCCACGACACGTCGCGGTCGGCAGGTTGCCGGCATCAGGGTCTTCTCGTCGGCGCCCCACGCGCCGCGCGCTCGACGACCGACCGATGGCGTGCTGTTGGTGCTCGCGTTCCTGGGCATCGTCGCCCTCTCGTTCCCGGCGCCGGGGCCGACCGCCCTCGACACCGCCGTCGCCGATCTGGTCGCCGAGCTCCCGGGACTGATCGGGTGGTTCTGGGAGATCGCCTACGACCTGCTGCTCGTCTGGTCGCTGGTCCTGTTGCTGGTCGCCCTGGTCGCGCGCGGCCGGAAGCGGCTGTTCCTCGACGAGGTGCTCGCGGTCGCGCTCGGCCTCGGATCGACGATCCTCGTCGCGGGGGTCAGCGGCACCGACACCTCGACGAGCCTCGAGGGTCTCCTCAACTCCTCGTCGCCGCCGATCTACCTCGCCACGCGCGTCGCCGTGGCGACGGCCGTGATCGTGACTGCGTCGCCGCATCTGGCCCGTCCGCTGCGGCATATCGGGCGGTGGCTGATCGCCCTCGGGATCGTCGCGGGCATCGCGCTGGGGACGACGCTCCCGATCGGGGCGGCCGCCGGCTTCCTGATCGGGATCGCGGCTGCCGCGTTGACGCACCTGCTCGTCGGTTCTCCGGGGGGGAACCTCACCGTGGAGCAGGTGTCGGAGGCTCTCAGCGAGCTCGGCGTGGCGGCGAGCGACCTGCGCGAGGCGGTGCTGCAGCATCGTGGCGTCGTGCTCGCGTTCGCATCGTCCCCCGATGGCCGTCCGCTCATGGTGAAGGTCTTCGGCCGAGACGCCTGGGACGGTCAGCTGGTCGCGGCCACCTGGTCCGCGATCTGGAATCGCGGCGCGAAACCGGTGGGCAGAGGACGGCTGCAGCAGGTCGAGCACGAGGCGCTCGTGACGCTGCTCGCCGAGCGCGGTGGGGTGCCGGTCCTGTCGGTCGTGGCCGCCGGGGAGGTCGCCGAGGGAGACGCGTTCCTCGTGCTCCAGGCGGATGGGCGATCCTATGGGTCCCTCGCCGCCGACGAGATCGACGACGACCTGATGCGTGGTTGGTGGCAGATCCTCGGCGGGCTCCACGAGCTGGGACTGTCGCACGGCCGGGTCGATGCGGATCGACTGGGGGTGCGTGCCGACGGCTCACCGGTCTTCATCGACCTCAGCGCGGCGAGGGTGGCCGCCACCGAGAACGAACTCTTGACCGATCGGGCGCAGCTTCTGGTGCTCACGGCGCTGTCGGTCGGCAGCGATCGGGCGGTCTCGGTGGCCATCGACGTGCTCGGCGACGACGGCATCACCGAGGTGCTCCCGTTCCTGCAACCCGCCGTGTTCGACCTCGACACGCGCAAGGCGATCCGCGCAGAGGAATGGTCCTTCAAGGACCTCCGGGCGCACATCGCCGAGCGCACCGAGAGCGACATCCCGCCGCTCGAACCGATCCGACGGATCACCTGGGGGGGCCTGGCGAAGATCGCGGTGGCCGGCTTCCTCGCCTACGCGCTGATCTCCACGTTCGCCGACGTGGGCATCGACACGATCGTGAAGGAGTTCAAGAACGCCGACTGGGCCTGGCTCGTGGCCGCCTTGATCGTGACCCCGTTCGCGCAGGTGCCGCAGGCCTTCTCAACGATGGGGGCCACGATGCAGTCCGTCAGGTTCTGGCCGGTGCTCATGTTGCAGTACGGGGTGCAGTTCATCGCGCTCGCGGTGCCCAGTTCCGCGGCACGGGTCGCGCTCGAGATCCGGTTCTTCCAACGGGTCGGCGTGCCGGGAGCCGGAGCAATCTCGATCGGCTTGATCGACAGCTTCAGCACCTTCGTGATCCAGATGCTGCTGATCACGGTCATCCTGATCTCCGGCATGGTCAGCCTGAACCTGTCCTCGAGCGGTCAGGGTTCGTCGGACGGGTCGTCGGGGTCCTTCAACTGGCAAGCGCTGCTGATCGCGACCGCATTCGTGGTGGCGGCGGTCATCATCGCCCTCTTGGTCCCCAAGACCCGCAGGATGCTGTACGGGTTCTGGAAGGTCCTGCGAGAGAAGGCCTCCGACGCGAAGGCTGCCCTCCGCGTGGTCCGTCACCCGAGGAAGCTCCTGCTGTTGCTCGGCGGGAATTTCCTCGCGCAGGTGATGCTCGCGATCATCCTCGGTCTCTGCCTGCATGCATTCGGGCAGAGCACCTCGCTCGCCGCGCTGATCCTCGTGAACACCTTCGTCAGCCTCTTCGCGGGCTTCATGCCGGTGCCGGGCGGGGTGGGGGTGGCGGAGGCGGGCTACACGGCAGGGTTGATCGCGGTGGGCATCCCCGAAGGGGCGGCGACATCGACCGCCTTGGCGTTCCGGCTGGTCACCTTCTACCTGCCGCCACTCTGGGGAACGTTCGCGATGCGATGGATGAAGCAGCACGACTACCTGTGA
- a CDS encoding DUF6325 family protein, with amino-acid sequence MASVVLIVASTVGFGSSEGSQGMSDNEIDELGPVDYLVVEFPAGKSSFTGEMADELATLVDKGIIRVLDLLVLHKDDDGTVEGLEIDDLENVDELRGLEAHVAEILAADDVVYLAEAMENGSTAGVLVWENVWAAPFASAARRAGGQLVATGRIPIQAIIASIEAEEAAMSEGA; translated from the coding sequence ATGGCCTCGGTGGTGCTGATCGTCGCGTCGACGGTCGGTTTCGGCTCGAGTGAAGGGAGCCAGGGGATGAGCGACAACGAGATCGACGAACTGGGCCCGGTCGATTACCTGGTCGTCGAGTTCCCTGCGGGGAAGAGCAGCTTCACCGGCGAGATGGCCGACGAGTTGGCGACGTTGGTCGACAAGGGGATCATCCGTGTGCTCGACCTGTTGGTCCTGCACAAGGACGACGACGGCACCGTCGAAGGCCTCGAGATCGACGACCTCGAGAATGTCGACGAGCTGCGTGGCCTCGAGGCTCACGTCGCGGAGATCCTCGCGGCCGACGATGTCGTCTACCTCGCCGAGGCGATGGAGAACGGCAGCACGGCCGGTGTGCTCGTCTGGGAGAACGTCTGGGCGGCCCCGTTCGCCTCCGCGGCTCGCCGGGCCGGTGGGCAGCTGGTCGCGACGGGCAGGATCCCGATCCAGGCGATCATCGCGTCGATCGAGGCGGAAGAAGCCGCCATGAGCGAAGGAGCGTAA
- a CDS encoding cation:proton antiporter codes for MSGFVILLVIVAVYALLARRLDGLQISAPMVFVAAGMALGPDGAGLLELSLDSEVVLTFTEVTLAALLFADASTVPLRAVEGDAGVPGRLLGVGLLLTIAAGTILGLVVAPELGWAGAALVASVLAPTDAALGMAVVTDRAVPVRIRRALNIESGLNDGIATPFVTVFLAALLSEEGVEGGSWVLDAIVDIGLAILVALVVGAVGGRLLSIAARLGWTSHVSEQLCVLSLAILSYVWAVEVGGNGFVSAFTAGLVFGAVARAHRDAIGFTEDASLFASFLVWVVFGASFVGPVLAGSFDAMAVVYAAASLTLVRMVPVAIALTGEGFRRTTVAFMGWFGPRGLASVVFTLLAIEEFSGTDVDVPLLEIATWTILLSVILHGISAHPLARAYGNRIRSGDPSAPELVEVAEPHVRRHFLRRGVAPDQPAAGGGGSSAADPEG; via the coding sequence GTGAGCGGCTTCGTGATCCTTCTGGTGATCGTGGCGGTCTACGCCTTGTTGGCGCGACGACTCGACGGGCTGCAGATCAGCGCGCCGATGGTCTTCGTGGCCGCCGGGATGGCGCTCGGCCCCGACGGTGCCGGACTGCTCGAGCTCTCGCTCGACAGCGAAGTGGTCCTGACCTTCACGGAGGTCACGCTCGCTGCACTGCTGTTCGCCGATGCGAGCACGGTGCCCCTGCGCGCCGTCGAAGGCGATGCCGGGGTTCCCGGTCGGCTCCTCGGCGTCGGACTCCTGCTCACGATCGCGGCGGGAACGATCCTGGGGCTGGTCGTCGCCCCGGAGCTCGGCTGGGCGGGAGCCGCGCTCGTCGCTTCGGTTCTGGCTCCCACCGACGCCGCACTGGGGATGGCAGTCGTGACCGACCGGGCGGTCCCGGTTCGCATCCGCCGGGCCCTGAACATCGAGAGCGGCTTGAACGACGGCATCGCGACGCCGTTCGTGACGGTCTTCCTCGCGGCTCTGTTGAGTGAGGAGGGGGTCGAGGGCGGCTCGTGGGTCCTCGATGCGATCGTCGACATCGGTCTCGCGATCCTCGTCGCGCTCGTCGTAGGGGCGGTCGGCGGTCGCCTGCTCTCGATCGCCGCGCGCCTCGGATGGACATCCCACGTGTCAGAGCAGCTCTGCGTGCTCTCGCTCGCGATCCTCTCCTACGTGTGGGCGGTCGAGGTCGGGGGGAACGGTTTCGTGAGCGCGTTCACGGCCGGCCTCGTCTTCGGCGCCGTCGCGCGTGCCCACCGGGATGCGATCGGTTTCACCGAGGACGCGTCCCTGTTCGCCTCATTCCTCGTGTGGGTGGTGTTCGGCGCCTCGTTCGTGGGACCCGTCCTCGCAGGCTCGTTCGACGCGATGGCCGTCGTGTACGCCGCGGCCAGCCTCACCCTGGTCCGCATGGTCCCGGTCGCGATCGCCCTGACGGGAGAGGGGTTCAGGCGGACCACCGTCGCCTTCATGGGGTGGTTCGGCCCCCGAGGCCTGGCGTCGGTGGTGTTCACGCTGCTCGCGATCGAGGAGTTCAGTGGCACCGACGTCGACGTACCGCTGTTGGAGATCGCGACCTGGACGATCCTGCTCTCGGTGATCCTGCACGGCATCAGCGCACATCCGCTCGCACGCGCGTATGGGAACCGCATCCGTTCGGGAGATCCCTCGGCGCCCGAACTCGTCGAGGTGGCGGAACCTCATGTTCGTCGGCACTTCCTCCGCAGAGGGGTCGCGCCGGATCAGCCCGCAGCCGGAGGGGGTGGGTCGTCGGCGGCCGATCCCGAGGGCTGA
- a CDS encoding SHOCT domain-containing protein, whose product MRRRTRRRALIAGAAIAHHETKKNMEAQQAPADDQAQYAPPPEEPAQYAPPPADPTEQIDHFAQLHDSGAMTDEEFAAAKAKVLGT is encoded by the coding sequence ATGAGGCGACGGACGAGGCGCCGCGCACTGATCGCAGGAGCGGCGATCGCTCACCACGAGACGAAGAAGAACATGGAGGCGCAACAGGCGCCCGCCGACGATCAGGCCCAGTACGCGCCGCCTCCCGAAGAGCCGGCACAGTACGCGCCGCCCCCGGCGGACCCGACCGAGCAGATCGACCACTTCGCTCAGCTGCACGACTCCGGTGCGATGACCGATGAGGAGTTCGCGGCGGCCAAGGCGAAGGTCCTGGGGACCTGA
- a CDS encoding 50S ribosomal protein L11 methyltransferase, producing the protein MRTPIRNPPDPMYAEIEVHRTMICDRVRTDAFRRAIDSVVRQGDVVLDVGAGTGILSLFAARAGATRVYAVERTTVAVLAQELAVANGVAEVVEVIQGDITSIELPERVDVIVSEWLGGFGIDEGMLVPVIVARDRWLKPGGVMIPRSVTAWTGLVQDRHLGQTMGFLRDDPYGLRLDGLVEMTVNEIIYSGSFRHLGEDDRRSEPGRLWTTDAAVISLEQAQSPHEAETLLHVRDPGTANALALWFDADLAPGISLAVGPGDPPTHWGMTTAPLRSPVELTPGTDVRARVRNAPARPEGTWTRWAIAMPGGDWEEHDERSIWEEFDD; encoded by the coding sequence ATGCGCACCCCGATACGGAACCCCCCGGACCCGATGTACGCCGAGATCGAGGTGCACCGGACGATGATCTGCGACCGCGTCCGCACCGATGCCTTCCGTCGCGCGATCGACTCGGTCGTGAGACAGGGCGACGTCGTGCTCGACGTCGGGGCCGGCACCGGCATCCTGAGCCTGTTCGCGGCGAGGGCGGGGGCCACGCGCGTCTACGCGGTGGAGCGAACGACCGTGGCCGTCTTGGCGCAGGAGCTCGCCGTCGCGAACGGGGTCGCCGAGGTCGTCGAGGTGATCCAGGGAGATATCACGAGCATCGAGCTTCCCGAACGTGTCGACGTGATCGTCTCGGAGTGGCTCGGAGGCTTCGGGATCGACGAAGGGATGCTGGTTCCGGTCATCGTCGCCCGTGACCGCTGGCTGAAGCCGGGCGGGGTCATGATCCCCCGCTCGGTCACGGCGTGGACCGGTTTGGTGCAGGACCGCCATCTCGGACAGACGATGGGGTTCCTCCGCGACGACCCCTATGGTCTCCGGCTCGACGGACTGGTCGAGATGACCGTCAACGAAATCATCTATTCCGGCAGCTTCCGACACCTGGGGGAAGACGACCGGCGCTCGGAGCCGGGACGATTGTGGACGACGGATGCGGCTGTGATCTCGCTCGAGCAGGCGCAGTCGCCCCACGAAGCCGAGACGTTGCTGCACGTCCGCGACCCCGGAACGGCCAACGCGCTCGCGCTCTGGTTCGACGCCGACCTCGCGCCAGGGATCTCGCTCGCGGTGGGTCCGGGCGATCCACCGACACATTGGGGGATGACGACGGCCCCACTGCGCTCTCCCGTGGAGCTCACGCCCGGTACGGACGTCCGCGCCAGGGTCCGGAACGCCCCGGCCCGGCCGGAAGGCACGTGGACGCGCTGGGCGATCGCGATGCCGGGCGGCGATTGGGAGGAGCACGACGAGCGTTCGATCTGGGAAGAGTTCGACGACTGA
- a CDS encoding DUF2252 domain-containing protein, whose amino-acid sequence MATGKVEHPTLEERHDAGRAARKRTPRLSHEGWMPADDRPDPVALLAEQDESREPDLVPVRHGRMMVSPFTFYRGAARIMAADLKDVPRSGLDVQLCGDAHLSNFGVYASPERTLLFDLNDFDETLPGPFEYDVARLAASFTIAAQNNGFTKEDARAATEASITAYRTAMREFAQMRTLDVWYSRLDAESLLQKAASEASKHEQKAVARGEKVLEKARTKDSLQALSKLTEIVDGRHRIISTPPVVVPARDLYETYGMSPDEVHDAVHGMLRAYRSTLTDDRRHLLERFELVDLARKVVGVGSVGTRAWIVLLQGRDGEDPLFLQVKQATRSVLEDHLPKSKFRQPGERVVQGQRLMQAASDIFLGWTKGVQADIHYYWRQLRDMKGSSDPERMIPASMNFYAGACGWTLARAHARSGDPVAIAAYLGKGREFDHAMGDFAVRYAEQNLRDYDAFVAAIKSGKLEATEGV is encoded by the coding sequence ATGGCGACAGGCAAGGTTGAGCACCCGACGCTCGAGGAACGCCACGACGCGGGAAGGGCCGCCCGAAAGCGGACGCCACGTCTGAGCCATGAAGGCTGGATGCCGGCGGACGATCGTCCCGATCCCGTAGCGCTCCTCGCGGAGCAGGACGAGTCCCGCGAGCCAGATCTCGTGCCGGTTCGACACGGCCGCATGATGGTCTCGCCGTTCACGTTCTACCGAGGCGCCGCAAGGATAATGGCGGCGGATCTCAAGGACGTGCCGCGGTCGGGCCTCGATGTCCAACTCTGCGGCGATGCGCACCTGTCGAACTTCGGGGTGTATGCCTCGCCCGAGCGGACGCTGCTGTTCGACCTGAACGACTTCGACGAGACCCTTCCCGGTCCCTTCGAGTACGACGTGGCTCGGCTCGCCGCGAGTTTCACGATCGCCGCACAGAACAATGGCTTTACGAAGGAAGACGCGCGAGCGGCCACGGAAGCCTCGATCACCGCCTACCGCACGGCGATGCGTGAGTTCGCCCAGATGCGCACGCTCGACGTGTGGTACTCGCGTCTCGACGCCGAGTCATTGCTCCAGAAGGCGGCGAGCGAGGCTTCCAAGCATGAACAGAAGGCCGTCGCCCGGGGCGAGAAGGTCCTGGAGAAGGCCAGGACGAAGGACAGCCTGCAGGCCCTCTCGAAGCTCACCGAGATCGTCGACGGACGCCACCGGATCATCAGCACCCCCCCGGTGGTGGTCCCGGCTCGCGATCTGTACGAGACGTACGGGATGTCGCCGGACGAGGTGCACGATGCCGTGCACGGGATGCTCCGGGCGTATCGGTCGACGCTGACCGACGATCGTCGCCACCTGCTCGAGCGATTCGAGCTCGTGGACCTCGCCCGCAAGGTCGTCGGCGTCGGCAGCGTCGGCACGCGGGCCTGGATCGTGTTGCTCCAGGGCAGAGACGGGGAGGATCCGCTCTTCCTGCAGGTGAAGCAGGCCACGCGATCGGTGCTCGAGGACCATCTGCCGAAGAGCAAGTTCCGACAGCCGGGCGAGCGCGTCGTGCAGGGGCAGCGGTTGATGCAGGCGGCCAGCGACATCTTCCTCGGCTGGACCAAAGGGGTTCAGGCAGACATCCACTACTACTGGCGCCAGCTCCGAGACATGAAGGGGTCGTCGGACCCCGAGCGCATGATCCCGGCGAGCATGAACTTCTACGCCGGCGCCTGCGGTTGGACGCTCGCTCGGGCGCACGCCCGCTCCGGCGATCCCGTCGCGATCGCCGCGTACCTCGGCAAGGGGCGGGAGTTCGATCACGCGATGGGCGACTTCGCGGTGCGTTACGCCGAGCAGAACCTGCGTGACTACGACGCGTTCGTGGCCGCGATCAAGTCGGGGAAGCTCGAGGCGACGGAGGGCGTCTGA
- a CDS encoding MFS transporter, with product MAALILVAAVANLNLAVANVALPSIGQAFGSSQTALDLIAVGYSLGLAASVLYLGAVGDRHGRKMMLVLGTVLAIPASLLAAFAPTDTVLAIARVFGGLAAGMAFPTTLALITALWSGPGRTRSIALWSGIGGAISALGPLLSGFLLEHFWWGSVFLVTLPLAAVAAVLAVRLVPSHVNETTDPVDNLGGILSVVLVAALVLGINFAAVPGAATLVVSLAIIALAAGIGFVVRQRRARNPLFDLHVAGRRIFWVAACAGVIVFGTLMGAMFVGQQFLQNVLGYSTLDAGIAILPAAILMVLIAPRSAKLVDAHGARFTLLVGYGCCLLGFVVMLAMWNEGIPYWQVGLAYGLVGAGVGFAGTPASHSLTGSVPVRRAGMASGTADLQRDLGGAIMQSILGALLTAGYATAVASAIAAAPKATQDKVTNAVAAQLQKSFAGAEEVAKSYPKYSDQIVAAAKTSFIDGADWAFIAGIVAIVLGGVLVFFWFPRRDEEQSLLQRYQREDA from the coding sequence CTGGCGGCGTTGATCCTGGTCGCCGCGGTCGCGAACCTGAACCTCGCGGTGGCCAACGTTGCGCTTCCCTCGATCGGACAGGCCTTCGGTTCGTCGCAGACCGCGCTCGACCTCATCGCCGTCGGGTACTCGCTGGGGCTCGCCGCGTCGGTGCTCTACCTGGGTGCCGTCGGCGACCGACACGGACGCAAGATGATGCTGGTGCTCGGCACCGTGCTCGCGATCCCGGCATCGTTGCTCGCCGCCTTCGCCCCCACCGACACGGTGCTCGCGATCGCGCGGGTGTTCGGCGGGCTCGCGGCCGGCATGGCGTTCCCGACCACCTTGGCCCTGATCACGGCGTTGTGGTCCGGACCGGGTCGCACGCGCTCGATCGCCCTGTGGTCGGGCATCGGCGGGGCGATCTCGGCCCTCGGTCCGTTGCTGTCCGGCTTCCTCCTCGAGCACTTCTGGTGGGGGTCGGTGTTCCTGGTGACGTTGCCGTTGGCCGCGGTCGCCGCCGTGCTCGCCGTCCGGCTCGTGCCGAGCCACGTCAACGAGACGACGGACCCCGTCGACAACCTCGGAGGCATCCTGTCGGTCGTGCTCGTCGCCGCGCTCGTGCTCGGCATCAACTTCGCGGCCGTGCCGGGAGCCGCCACCCTCGTCGTGAGCCTCGCGATCATCGCGCTGGCGGCGGGCATCGGCTTCGTCGTGCGCCAGCGCCGCGCGAGGAATCCCCTGTTCGACCTGCACGTCGCGGGCCGGCGGATCTTCTGGGTCGCGGCGTGCGCCGGCGTCATCGTGTTCGGCACGCTGATGGGGGCGATGTTCGTCGGTCAGCAGTTCCTGCAGAACGTGCTCGGCTACTCCACCCTCGACGCGGGCATCGCGATCCTCCCCGCGGCGATCCTGATGGTGCTGATCGCCCCTCGCTCCGCGAAGCTCGTCGACGCGCATGGCGCCCGCTTCACCTTGCTCGTGGGCTACGGGTGCTGTCTGCTCGGGTTCGTCGTCATGCTCGCGATGTGGAACGAAGGCATCCCCTACTGGCAGGTCGGGCTCGCCTACGGGCTCGTCGGCGCCGGGGTCGGGTTCGCCGGCACGCCGGCCTCCCACTCGCTGACCGGCTCGGTGCCGGTGCGTCGAGCGGGCATGGCATCGGGCACCGCGGATCTGCAGCGCGACCTCGGGGGCGCGATCATGCAGTCGATCCTCGGCGCCCTGCTGACGGCGGGGTACGCGACGGCGGTCGCATCCGCGATCGCGGCGGCGCCGAAGGCGACCCAGGACAAGGTCACGAACGCCGTCGCCGCCCAGCTCCAGAAGTCGTTCGCCGGGGCCGAGGAGGTCGCGAAGAGCTATCCGAAGTACTCCGACCAGATCGTCGCGGCCGCCAAGACGTCGTTCATCGACGGAGCGGACTGGGCCTTCATCGCCGGCATCGTCGCGATCGTGCTGGGCGGCGTGCTCGTCTTCTTCTGGTTCCCACGGCGAGATGAGGAGCAGAGCCTTCTGCAGCGCTATCAGAGGGAGGATGCGTGA
- a CDS encoding GNAT family N-acetyltransferase — protein MDFQVDDDPDPLDIGFLETQIRREASAALGLGDEVDLAIFVRDRGRIVAGISGWTWGDCCELTSLWVEPSSRGRWLGPRLLAAAEAEAAARGCTQTVHLTYDFQARRLYEWAGYELMGRVDDFPSGAAVLWYRKRLNRGRT, from the coding sequence GTGGATTTCCAGGTCGACGACGATCCGGATCCGCTCGACATCGGATTCCTCGAAACGCAGATCCGTCGTGAGGCCTCCGCCGCCCTGGGGCTCGGCGACGAGGTCGACCTCGCGATCTTCGTGCGCGACCGCGGAAGGATCGTCGCCGGCATCAGCGGCTGGACCTGGGGTGACTGCTGTGAGCTGACGAGCCTCTGGGTGGAGCCGAGCTCTCGAGGCCGCTGGCTCGGTCCTCGGCTGCTCGCCGCTGCAGAGGCCGAGGCCGCGGCGCGCGGATGCACTCAGACCGTCCATCTCACCTACGACTTCCAGGCTCGGCGCCTCTATGAGTGGGCGGGCTACGAACTCATGGGTCGAGTCGACGACTTCCCATCGGGGGCCGCCGTCCTCTGGTACCGCAAACGCCTGAACCGAGGGAGAACGTGA
- a CDS encoding ion channel gives MSAVPRPRRARRRRLARALVSPDSYGSILVLLLITYVASATASEQWQRSLIVVLQVLTVSLALRVAGARRVVLTIAAIALAYAIVVAVIGLFSSESDRTTGLLFIASAALYFLAPLSILRSIVLQQEVDQETVLGAVDAYLFLGMFFAYAYQAVGAFDDPFFQGGVEATVPRSLFFSFTTLTTTGYGNLVPAGQIGQTVAVGEMLLGQLFLVTAVAKVITVWRPARWRAAEGGGGTSPSDGPGTRPSDQPSGSAADDPPPPAAG, from the coding sequence GTGAGCGCCGTGCCGAGACCTCGGAGGGCGCGGCGTCGGCGGCTGGCACGGGCGCTGGTCTCGCCGGACAGCTACGGCTCGATCCTCGTGCTGTTGCTGATCACGTACGTCGCCTCCGCGACGGCGTCCGAGCAGTGGCAACGATCGCTCATCGTCGTCCTGCAGGTGCTCACGGTCTCGCTGGCGTTGCGGGTCGCGGGCGCGCGACGCGTGGTGCTGACGATCGCAGCGATCGCGCTCGCCTACGCCATCGTCGTTGCCGTCATCGGGCTCTTCTCGAGCGAATCGGACCGGACGACCGGTCTCCTGTTCATCGCGAGCGCCGCGCTCTACTTCCTCGCACCGCTCTCGATCCTGCGATCGATCGTGCTGCAGCAGGAAGTCGATCAGGAGACCGTGCTGGGAGCGGTCGACGCGTACCTGTTCCTCGGCATGTTCTTCGCCTACGCGTACCAGGCGGTCGGCGCGTTCGACGATCCCTTCTTCCAGGGGGGCGTCGAGGCGACGGTCCCACGCTCGTTGTTCTTCAGCTTCACGACGCTCACGACGACCGGGTACGGGAACCTCGTGCCCGCCGGCCAGATCGGGCAGACGGTCGCGGTCGGCGAGATGCTCCTTGGGCAGCTCTTCCTCGTGACCGCGGTCGCGAAGGTGATCACCGTCTGGCGACCGGCTCGCTGGCGTGCTGCGGAGGGTGGGGGCGGTACTTCCCCGTCCGATGGGCCGGGGACTCGGCCATCGGATCAGCCCTCGGGATCGGCCGCCGACGACCCACCCCCTCCGGCTGCGGGCTGA